The Methanobrevibacter sp. TLL-48-HuF1 genomic sequence ATCATTGTGTTTTCTAAAAATAGCTCCCATTACCCCCAATCCATATTTTTTTGGAAATCCCTGATTTTTATAATAATTAATCTGTTCTTCCATTACTGCACGAGGATATCTTGGAATTATTTTAGAAGCTTCATATTCCTCGTAAACACAATCCCTTTCTGTGTGAACTACACAAAGCATTGGAGAGGAAGCTTTGATGTTTTTGTAGATATATTCCCTAATGCTTCCTTTTATTCTGAATGTTCCATCTAACCAAAAACTGTATTTATAATCTTTTAAATATTTATGAGGAAGTAATTTGTACTGTTTGGCTTTTCTATTGTTATCTAAAGTGCTTTCATCCATTTGAATAATTTTCCATGTGTCAGATTCCAGATTAGGATTATCTGTAAAACATATGTAATCACAGTTTTCATCAATTACTTCAGGTTCTTTTAAAGTATCATAATCCCCTGTGAAAGCTGTATAAATAGCTATTTTGTTATTTTTAATATCTTCAATTGTTTTGGCTGCATCTTCTGAGGAATGATTAAATAAATCCCTGTTAATGTGCTCCTTTGCAACTTCCTGATATGTTTCATAAATTTCCTCATAACTCATAGTATCACAAATATTTTTCCTTAATTTTATCTAAAAGATTAAATTCAAAGTCATTTTCACTTAAAACCATGTCATAATCATTATTATTTTCATCAGATATTAAAATTTTTATTAAATTAAGTCTTGAACTTACATTTTTAATATCATATTCCTTTTCAGTTGATATTAAAATATCACAGTCCTGACCAATATCCAAATCATCAATATTGGGAATCAATTTAACATTATAGCATTCATTGTTTAATTTGGAAACTACTTTTTTTATCAAATCATTATTTTTACTTATAATCGAGAAATCCAGTTTTTTATTTGTGAAAAACTTATTTGCCTCAATTTTATCCTTTAAAATTTCCTTAAAAATAAAGTCTCCCCACTTATCGACAAAATGCATTATATTCTGATAATTCAGCTGATTTTTCCTGTCATCATCTTCATGTCTGGTTGCAGATTCATGATGGAACAATAACACTGCAGGATTGTAAATTGTTTTATAACCTGCTTTGTATAACTTAAATGCGAAGTCAATATCCTCATATCCGTAAATATACTGTTCATCTAACCCGTTCAATTCAAAATAAACATCTTTTGGAACTAATAAACATGCTGCAGTATTTGAAATTACTTCTTTTTGATGATTTAACTCATCTGAAAAAAGCATTGTTGAATACATATGCTCATGATATGGGCCATAAATATAGGGAGTTCTTTCTTCTCTAAATTTTACACCTGCATGCTGGATTGAAAAGGATTTACCCTGACTTTTCATATCTTCATAGTAAGGAAATACTAATTTAGCTCCAATAGATCCGACATTTTCATTATTTAAGGCTGTTCCAACCATTTCATTAAGCCATCCATATGTCGGTTCAATATCATTATTCAATAAAAGTAAATACTCCCCATTAGCTATTTTAGCTGCATCATTGTTTCCTTTTGAAAAGCTGACATTTTCACTGTTTTCAATAACTGTAACCGGCAAATCCAAGGAATGCAGATATTCAACAGACTCATCGCATGATGCATTATCCACTACAATAATTTCATAGTTTGAATAATTTGTTTTTTTATCAAAATCTGCAAATAATCTTTGCAAATGTCCTAAACCGTTTCTGTTTAGAATTATAATTGAAACTAAAGGTTCGCTATCAAAGCTATAATTAGCTAAAAATAAAGAGTTGGTATCCAATATTTTCTTTCTGCGTGCAATAAAAGGATTTTCTTCTAAAGTAAAACCTTCATGATCATTGTCAATATAATGAACTAAAGGATTTAAACCCTTTCTTTTAATTTCAGGATATTCTTCCAAATATCTTTTTAAATTAAACTGAGCAGAAGGATTTTTATCTTCCTTATATCCATAAAATAAATAATGAACTAAAGGATCCATTCCTGATTTAGCAATGTGAGGATATGCCTTAAGATAATAATTTTTATCAAATAATCCTGATTCCATTATCTTATCATAGCTTTCCATGTATTTTTTTGCTTTTTTTGGATTGAATTTGGATTTAATTAAAAATTTTGAATATGAAATATCAGACATTGAAAATTACTCCTTTTTATTGAAAAAGCTAAATTTCCTTTTTTTAGGTTTTACCTGCAAATCATTTATAATATTGTCCTTTTGTCTAAATAAATTAGCAATATCATTATTAGTTAAGATTTCCAAATCAAAATTAATTTGAATACTTGAAATATCACTAAAATCAGCATCTAAAACATAACAAGGGTCCAAATTAGTAAATATTTGATAATCATCATCAACTGAGTTATCACAATTTGCATCACTTATCGGTAAATTATTAGTTATCCTACACTTAATAAAACTGCCTTCCAGCGGGTCAAAACGTAGTTTAGAGATATTACCAAAGTTTTCCAGGCTGAATTCAAGATTATTCTTTTTTAAAGGCGAATAATCAATAGCTACTTTATCAGATTCATTAAAACCCTTTCCCGTATCAACATATAAACTGGCTTGTGAATTTACTTTATTTAATCTGTTAAAATATTTATATTTGGCTAAAAATGTTTCAGCATCATACTTATCCAAATCCAAAATATCCTTTTCATAGCTAAGTTTATCTGGGAAAAGTTGTTTAAATCTGTCAATGTCTTCTTTTTTAAGTGGAATAATAACTGATTTAAGTTTATTAATTATTTTAAGCTCATCAGCCAGTGCCCAGTTGTAATAATAAGTCCAAAATAGAATATCATAAATAAAATTAATGTTAAGCAATTTAAGATAATTTAAAAACTCCGGATATTCATATCTTAAATCAAATATTTCTTTTATTGAATTTGAAAGATGAATAGAACTATCAACTGTAATGTTTTCAGTAGTTGAATCAGAATTCTTTCTAT encodes the following:
- a CDS encoding glycosyltransferase family 2 protein: MSDISYSKFLIKSKFNPKKAKKYMESYDKIMESGLFDKNYYLKAYPHIAKSGMDPLVHYLFYGYKEDKNPSAQFNLKRYLEEYPEIKRKGLNPLVHYIDNDHEGFTLEENPFIARRKKILDTNSLFLANYSFDSEPLVSIIILNRNGLGHLQRLFADFDKKTNYSNYEIIVVDNASCDESVEYLHSLDLPVTVIENSENVSFSKGNNDAAKIANGEYLLLLNNDIEPTYGWLNEMVGTALNNENVGSIGAKLVFPYYEDMKSQGKSFSIQHAGVKFREERTPYIYGPYHEHMYSTMLFSDELNHQKEVISNTAACLLVPKDVYFELNGLDEQYIYGYEDIDFAFKLYKAGYKTIYNPAVLLFHHESATRHEDDDRKNQLNYQNIMHFVDKWGDFIFKEILKDKIEANKFFTNKKLDFSIISKNNDLIKKVVSKLNNECYNVKLIPNIDDLDIGQDCDILISTEKEYDIKNVSSRLNLIKILISDENNNDYDMVLSENDFEFNLLDKIKEKYL
- a CDS encoding glycosyltransferase family 2 protein: MSYKLSVIIPVFNAEDYIKECLDSVVDQSLGIDNIEVIIVNDNSCDSTLDIISQYTDKYPSFKLISNKSNLGPGESRNMALKEVSSDYVTYLDADDFISQNAYEDALSKINEFNADLLIYNWETYTGSDYVEPINIHQQNTLENKLITDIKQNPKLFLSTAPWNKIYHRSLFKYLKFSKGFYEDNIVAILALINAKRIFLSKDSIYYYRKNSDSTTENITVDSSIHLSNSIKEIFDLRYEYPEFLNYLKLLNINFIYDILFWTYYYNWALADELKIINKLKSVIIPLKKEDIDRFKQLFPDKLSYEKDILDLDKYDAETFLAKYKYFNRLNKVNSQASLYVDTGKGFNESDKVAIDYSPLKKNNLEFSLENFGNISKLRFDPLEGSFIKCRITNNLPISDANCDNSVDDDYQIFTNLDPCYVLDADFSDISSIQINFDLEILTNNDIANLFRQKDNIINDLQVKPKKRKFSFFNKKE